A portion of the Bacteroides faecium genome contains these proteins:
- a CDS encoding cytochrome c peroxidase → MKKSTKLIVALLVVVAALAVTYRLMHRVPSSDMEANAQMQQIITDAGCLRCHTSTPDLPFYASMPVAGKIVMEDVSNAYRAFDMTQMEKDLKEGRPLNPVDLAKVEKVILDGKMPQAKYYLVHWGASFNDAKKEVALSWVKNHRMGLYTDVAVAPDFINEPVRPIADSIAVDVRKVVLGDLLYHDTRLSADNTVSCASCHGLDTGGVDNKQYSEGVGGQFGGVNAPTVYNAAYNFVQFWDGRAGTLAEQAAGPPLNPVEMACESFNQIIDKLAEDKNFVLAFNEVYPDGLSEKNITNAIEEFEKTLLTPNSRFDRYLKGQKDAISTDELAGYELFKKYDCATCHVGEILGGQSYELIGVKGDYFAERQAEMTEEDNGRFKQTQAERDRHRFKVPGLRNIELTAPYFHDGSMATMDDAVRAMAKYQLGIDLPQPEVDKIVGFLRTLTGEYKGKLLTNKNMI, encoded by the coding sequence ATGAAAAAAAGTACAAAACTAATCGTAGCACTGCTGGTGGTAGTGGCAGCACTGGCAGTCACCTACCGGCTCATGCACCGGGTGCCTTCCAGCGACATGGAAGCCAATGCACAGATGCAGCAAATCATTACGGACGCAGGATGCCTGAGATGCCATACATCGACGCCCGATTTACCGTTCTACGCAAGCATGCCCGTTGCCGGAAAAATCGTGATGGAAGATGTCAGCAACGCTTACCGTGCTTTCGACATGACTCAGATGGAGAAAGATTTGAAAGAAGGCCGTCCTCTCAATCCGGTAGACCTGGCAAAAGTAGAGAAAGTAATCCTTGACGGAAAAATGCCGCAGGCAAAGTACTATCTCGTACACTGGGGGGCTTCTTTCAATGATGCCAAAAAAGAAGTGGCACTCAGTTGGGTAAAGAACCACCGCATGGGGCTATACACGGACGTAGCGGTTGCCCCCGACTTTATCAACGAACCGGTTCGCCCTATCGCCGACTCTATCGCAGTGGACGTACGCAAGGTGGTGCTTGGAGATTTGTTATACCACGACACCCGCCTGTCGGCTGACAATACCGTATCCTGTGCCAGTTGCCACGGATTGGATACCGGTGGCGTAGACAACAAGCAATATTCTGAAGGCGTAGGCGGACAGTTTGGTGGTGTGAATGCCCCGACAGTCTACAATGCAGCCTACAATTTCGTCCAGTTCTGGGACGGACGTGCCGGAACACTTGCCGAACAAGCTGCCGGCCCCCCGTTGAATCCGGTAGAAATGGCTTGCGAATCTTTCAATCAGATTATCGACAAACTGGCAGAAGACAAAAACTTTGTTCTGGCATTCAATGAAGTATATCCCGACGGGCTCAGCGAAAAGAATATCACAAACGCAATTGAGGAGTTTGAAAAGACACTGCTGACTCCCAACTCACGTTTCGACCGTTATCTGAAAGGTCAGAAAGATGCTATCAGCACAGATGAGCTTGCCGGATACGAGCTTTTCAAGAAATACGATTGCGCCACTTGCCACGTAGGAGAAATCCTGGGCGGACAGTCTTACGAGCTAATCGGTGTGAAAGGGGATTATTTTGCCGAACGACAAGCGGAAATGACCGAAGAAGACAACGGACGGTTCAAACAGACGCAGGCAGAACGCGACCGTCACCGTTTCAAAGTCCCCGGCTTGAGAAATATCGAACTCACTGCTCCTTACTTCCACGACGGCAGCATGGCTACCATGGACGATGCCGTCCGCGCTATGGCCAAGTATCAGTTAGGCATTGACTTGCCGCAACCGGAAGTAGACAAAATCGTCGGTTTTCTTCGCACACTGACAGGAGAGTACAAAGGCAAGTTACTGACCAATAAGAATATGATTTAA
- the folD gene encoding bifunctional methylenetetrahydrofolate dehydrogenase/methenyltetrahydrofolate cyclohydrolase FolD, whose amino-acid sequence MTLIDGKAISEQVKQEIAAEVAEIVAHGGKRPHLAAILVGHDGGSETYVAAKVKACEVCGFKSSLIRYESDVTEEELLAKVRELNEDDDVDGFIVQLPLPKHISEQKVIETIDYRKDVDGFHPINVGRMSIGLPCYVSATPNGILELLKRYEIETSGKKCVVLGRSNIVGKPMAALMMQKAYPGDATVTVCHSRSKDLVKECQEADIIIAALGQPNFVKAEMVKEGAVVIDVGTTRVPDATKKSGFKLTGDVKFDEVAPKCSFITPVPGGVGPMTIVSLMKNTLLAGKKAIYQ is encoded by the coding sequence ATGACTCTGATAGACGGAAAAGCCATTTCCGAACAAGTGAAACAAGAGATTGCAGCCGAAGTGGCCGAAATTGTGGCTCATGGCGGAAAACGCCCGCACCTGGCAGCTATCCTTGTAGGACACGACGGTGGCAGCGAAACGTATGTGGCCGCCAAAGTAAAAGCCTGCGAAGTATGCGGATTCAAATCCTCACTTATCCGTTACGAAAGTGACGTGACCGAGGAAGAACTGCTAGCCAAAGTGCGCGAACTGAATGAGGACGACGATGTGGACGGCTTCATCGTGCAACTCCCGTTACCGAAACATATCTCCGAGCAGAAAGTAATTGAGACAATCGATTACCGTAAAGACGTAGACGGCTTCCACCCGATAAACGTAGGGCGTATGTCTATCGGGCTTCCCTGCTATGTGTCCGCTACTCCCAACGGTATCCTCGAACTGCTGAAACGCTACGAAATAGAGACTTCGGGTAAGAAATGCGTCGTGCTCGGACGCAGCAACATCGTCGGCAAACCGATGGCTGCACTGATGATGCAAAAGGCTTATCCGGGTGACGCTACCGTAACCGTATGCCACAGCCGCAGCAAAGACCTGGTGAAAGAATGCCAGGAAGCTGATATTATTATCGCCGCTTTGGGACAGCCCAACTTCGTGAAAGCCGAAATGGTAAAAGAAGGCGCAGTAGTTATCGACGTAGGTACTACCCGCGTACCGGACGCTACGAAGAAATCCGGATTCAAACTGACCGGCGACGTGAAGTTTGATGAAGTGGCTCCGAAGTGTTCATTCATCACTCCCGTACCGGGCGGCGTCGGGCCGATGACGATTGTATCGTTAATGAAAAACACACTCCTAGCCGGTAAGAAAGCCATTTATCAATGA
- a CDS encoding CapA family protein, giving the protein MRHTLFLIIMLLSLSCTSRSQARRDSINTTSADSLSAIDSIIPADTLRLLFVGDLMQHQGQINAARTAKGYDYSTCFEYVKEEISRADLAIANLEVTLGGKPYKGYPAFSAPDEFLTAIHDAGFNVLVTANNHSLDRGRPGLERTIQLIDTLKIPHAGTYINSKAREKEYPLLLEKNGFRIALLNYTYGTNGIPVTPPNIVNYIDTAIIAKDIEAGKALNPDAIIACMHWGIEYQSLPDKEQKFLADWLLRKGVDHVIGSHPHVVQPIEVRTDSLTNDKHLVVYSLGNFISNMSARRTDGGLMVRMELVKDSTTRLNNCEYSLVWTARPMQSGKKNHQLLPVNLPADSIPLQARNSLKIFTNDARTLFSKHNRGIKEYTFYEKK; this is encoded by the coding sequence ATGAGGCACACACTGTTTCTGATAATCATGCTTCTCTCCCTGTCCTGCACCTCACGGTCGCAGGCAAGGAGAGATTCTATTAATACTACCTCAGCGGACAGCCTTTCCGCCATTGACAGTATTATACCTGCCGATACGCTCCGGCTCCTTTTCGTAGGAGACTTGATGCAACATCAAGGACAAATCAATGCCGCACGGACTGCAAAAGGCTATGATTATTCCACTTGTTTCGAATATGTCAAGGAAGAGATAAGTAGAGCCGACCTTGCCATCGCCAACCTGGAAGTCACGTTAGGCGGAAAACCTTATAAAGGGTATCCGGCTTTCAGTGCACCGGACGAGTTTCTGACTGCCATCCATGATGCCGGATTCAATGTCCTCGTGACTGCCAATAACCACAGTCTCGACCGCGGCAGGCCCGGATTGGAACGTACCATCCAACTAATCGACACATTGAAGATTCCTCATGCCGGAACGTATATCAACTCCAAAGCACGCGAAAAAGAATACCCTCTCCTATTAGAGAAAAACGGATTCCGTATCGCCCTGCTCAATTACACGTATGGCACAAACGGAATCCCCGTCACCCCGCCCAACATCGTGAACTATATCGACACGGCGATTATCGCAAAAGATATAGAAGCCGGCAAAGCCCTGAATCCGGACGCAATCATCGCCTGCATGCATTGGGGGATAGAATATCAATCCCTGCCGGACAAAGAGCAGAAGTTCCTCGCCGATTGGCTGCTCCGAAAAGGTGTCGACCACGTAATCGGTTCGCATCCGCACGTCGTACAACCCATCGAAGTCCGTACGGACAGCCTGACAAACGACAAGCATCTTGTTGTCTATTCACTAGGGAATTTTATCTCCAATATGTCTGCCCGTCGCACGGATGGCGGACTTATGGTAAGGATGGAATTAGTAAAAGATAGTACCACACGTCTCAATAATTGTGAATACAGTTTGGTATGGACTGCCCGCCCGATGCAATCTGGGAAAAAAAATCATCAATTACTCCCCGTCAACCTGCCGGCTGATTCAATTCCTTTACAAGCACGTAACTCTCTGAAAATCTTCACGAATGATGCGCGAACCCTTTTCAGCAAGCACAATCGGGGAATAAAAGAATATACTTTTTACGAAAAAAAGTAG
- a CDS encoding PspC domain-containing protein, protein MENNKKLTRSSNRMIAGVCAGIAEYFGWDPTLLRIVYVLATFFTAFAGVIIYIILWIVMPAKMPSDGYEDRMNDRLH, encoded by the coding sequence ATGGAAAATAACAAGAAACTAACCCGCTCTTCCAACCGCATGATTGCGGGGGTATGTGCCGGAATTGCAGAGTATTTCGGCTGGGATCCGACTTTATTGAGAATAGTATATGTATTGGCTACATTCTTTACTGCTTTCGCCGGAGTAATCATATACATCATCTTATGGATTGTAATGCCGGCAAAAATGCCGTCAGACGGATACGAAGACCGCATGAATGACAGACTCCATTAA
- a CDS encoding DNA polymerase III subunit gamma/tau has product MENYIVSARKYRPSTFESVVGQRALTTTLKNAIATQKLAHAYLFCGPRGVGKTTCARIFAKTINCMTPTADGEACNQCESCVAFNEQRSYNIHELDAASNNSVDDIRQLVEQVRIPPQIGKYKVYIIDEVHMLSASAFNAFLKTLEEPPRHAIFILATTEKHKILPTILSRCQIYDFNRISVEDTVNHLSYVASKEAITAEPEALNVIALKADGGMRDALSIFDQVVSFTGGNITYKSVIDNLNVLDYEYYFRLTDCFLENKVSDALLLFNDILNKGFDGSHFITGLSSHFRDLLVAKDAVTLPLLEVGASIRQRYQEQAQKCPLPFLYRAMKLCNECDLNYRISKNKRLLVELTLIQVAQLTTEGDDGSGGRSPKKTIKPVFTQPAAAQQPQVASATSAQQNPVHSSPSSTTSTQAVGNANAARQQQATPAVSQHVSPYPNATSSAPSQGAGAPQTVREEQRKVPVMKMSSLGVSIKNPQRGQETQNTAATAAPKVQMQPEEDLIFNDRDLNYYWQEYAAQLPKEQDALMKRMQMLRPALFKNSTTFEVVVDNEMAAKDFTALIPELQEYLRGRLRNSQVAMKVRVSEAAETIRPVGRVEKFQMMAQKNQALMQLKEEFGLELY; this is encoded by the coding sequence ATGGAAAACTATATTGTATCAGCCCGTAAGTACCGTCCATCCACGTTCGAGTCAGTGGTAGGTCAGCGGGCGCTGACCACTACGCTGAAAAATGCGATTGCCACTCAAAAACTCGCTCATGCTTATTTGTTCTGCGGGCCGCGTGGGGTAGGAAAGACTACTTGCGCGCGTATCTTTGCCAAGACCATAAACTGTATGACGCCCACCGCCGATGGCGAGGCTTGCAACCAATGCGAATCTTGCGTGGCGTTCAACGAACAGCGTTCGTACAATATCCACGAACTTGATGCCGCATCCAATAACTCGGTAGACGACATCCGCCAGTTGGTGGAACAGGTACGCATTCCGCCACAGATCGGCAAGTATAAAGTATATATCATCGACGAGGTGCATATGCTTTCCGCATCTGCTTTCAACGCATTCTTGAAAACGTTGGAAGAACCGCCCCGTCATGCTATCTTCATTTTGGCTACGACAGAGAAGCATAAGATTCTTCCCACCATCCTTTCCCGTTGCCAGATTTACGACTTCAACCGGATTAGTGTGGAAGATACGGTGAATCATTTGTCATACGTCGCTTCGAAAGAAGCCATCACCGCAGAGCCGGAAGCATTGAATGTGATAGCGCTGAAAGCGGACGGTGGTATGCGTGATGCTCTGTCTATCTTCGACCAGGTAGTGAGTTTCACGGGTGGAAACATCACGTATAAGAGCGTGATTGATAATCTGAATGTACTTGATTATGAATATTATTTCCGTCTGACGGATTGCTTCCTTGAGAATAAGGTAAGCGATGCGTTGCTGCTTTTCAATGATATATTGAATAAAGGCTTTGACGGAAGCCACTTTATAACTGGCTTGTCCTCTCATTTCCGTGACTTGCTGGTGGCCAAAGATGCGGTGACCTTGCCTTTGCTGGAAGTAGGGGCGAGCATACGCCAACGTTATCAGGAGCAGGCGCAGAAATGTCCGTTGCCTTTCCTGTATCGGGCGATGAAGCTCTGTAATGAATGTGATTTGAATTACCGCATCAGCAAGAACAAGCGTTTGCTGGTAGAACTGACCTTGATACAGGTTGCACAGCTTACCACCGAGGGGGATGACGGTAGTGGTGGGCGTAGCCCTAAGAAGACTATAAAACCCGTATTCACTCAGCCTGCCGCAGCTCAGCAGCCGCAGGTCGCTTCTGCAACCTCAGCTCAGCAGAATCCTGTTCATTCGTCTCCGTCGTCAACTACTTCAACGCAAGCTGTCGGAAATGCTAATGCTGCCCGGCAACAACAGGCAACGCCTGCGGTGTCACAACATGTGTCTCCTTACCCGAATGCGACTTCTTCCGCTCCGTCACAAGGAGCAGGAGCTCCCCAAACGGTGAGGGAAGAACAGCGGAAAGTTCCGGTGATGAAGATGTCCAGTCTGGGTGTGTCTATCAAGAATCCGCAGCGTGGGCAGGAGACTCAGAATACGGCTGCAACTGCCGCTCCTAAGGTGCAGATGCAACCGGAAGAGGATTTGATATTCAACGACCGTGACCTGAACTATTATTGGCAGGAATATGCAGCACAATTGCCGAAAGAGCAGGATGCGCTAATGAAGCGTATGCAGATGCTTCGTCCGGCATTATTCAAAAACTCGACGACTTTTGAAGTTGTAGTGGATAATGAAATGGCGGCGAAAGACTTTACCGCCTTGATTCCTGAATTGCAGGAATACCTTCGTGGCCGGTTGAGAAATAGCCAGGTAGCGATGAAAGTGCGGGTCAGTGAAGCGGCAGAAACGATACGTCCGGTGGGACGTGTAGAGAAATTCCAGATGATGGCACAGAAGAACCAGGCTTTGATGCAACTGAAAGAGGAATTCGGACTTGAATTATATTAG
- a CDS encoding FtsB family cell division protein, with protein MGKLISIWNFICRRKYLITVVAFAVIIGFLDENSLVRRFGYEREISQLKEEIEKYRADYEENTKRLNEISTNPDAIEQIAREKYLMKKPNEDIYVFEE; from the coding sequence ATGGGTAAACTAATCAGTATTTGGAATTTCATATGCAGACGTAAGTATCTTATTACGGTCGTTGCATTTGCTGTCATCATAGGTTTTCTGGACGAGAACAGTTTGGTTCGCCGTTTCGGATATGAGCGTGAAATCAGTCAACTGAAAGAAGAAATAGAAAAGTACCGGGCGGATTATGAGGAGAATACGAAACGTCTCAATGAAATAAGCACCAATCCGGATGCCATTGAGCAGATTGCCCGTGAGAAGTATCTGATGAAGAAACCCAACGAAGATATTTACGTTTTTGAAGAATAA
- a CDS encoding OmpH family outer membrane protein, translating to MNRMNYLMNGLAALAFIVLFSQCAGKADNQTTTAPSQSNAELSGMKIAYVEIDSLLAKYNFCIDLNEAMVKKSENVRMTLNQKMTSLNKEKQDFQKKVENNAFLSQDRAQQEYNRLVKLEQDLQELSNKLQNGLMEENNKNSLQFRDSINAFLKEYNKTHGYSLIFSNTGFDNLLYADSTFNITKEIVDGLNARYSPVKK from the coding sequence ATGAATAGAATGAACTACCTCATGAATGGTTTGGCTGCTCTTGCGTTTATCGTTTTATTTTCACAATGTGCCGGCAAAGCTGATAATCAAACTACTACTGCTCCGTCTCAGTCTAACGCCGAATTGTCAGGAATGAAAATTGCCTATGTTGAAATCGATTCGCTGCTTGCTAAATACAACTTCTGTATTGACTTGAATGAGGCGATGGTAAAGAAGAGCGAAAATGTACGTATGACATTGAACCAAAAGATGACCTCTTTGAATAAAGAAAAACAAGACTTCCAGAAGAAAGTTGAGAATAATGCATTCTTGTCACAAGACAGAGCTCAACAGGAATACAACCGTTTGGTGAAGTTGGAACAAGACCTTCAGGAATTGAGCAACAAACTTCAGAATGGTCTGATGGAAGAAAATAACAAGAATAGCTTGCAGTTCCGCGATTCTATCAATGCTTTCCTGAAAGAGTATAACAAGACTCACGGATACAGCTTAATCTTTAGCAACACAGGTTTCGACAACCTGCTTTATGCTGACAGCACATTCAACATTACAAAAGAAATTGTAGACGGGTTGAATGCAAGATATTCTCCGGTAAAGAAATAA
- a CDS encoding aminoacyl-histidine dipeptidase yields the protein MEKKDLKPAGVFKYFEEICQVPRPSKKEEKMIAYLKAFGAKHNLETNVDEVGNILIKKPATPGKENLQTVILQSHIDMVCEKNNDVQHDFLTDPIETEIDGEWLKAKGTTLGADNGIGVATELAILADDTIEHGPLECLFTVDEETGLTGAFALKEGFMSGDILLNLDSEDEGEIFIGCAGGIDSVAQFTYKEIEVPAGYFFFKVEVKGLKGGHSGGDIHLGRGNANKILNRYLTRIANNHDLYLCEINGGNLRNAIPREAYAICAVPEDAKHDIRTELNIFASEMEDELSIVEPDLKLVLESENPRKTAIDQSTTDRLLKALYAAPHGVYAMSQDIPGLVETSTNLASVKMKPNNIIRIETSQRSSILSARNDMANTVRAVFLLAGADVTFGEGYPGWKPNPHSAILEVAAESYKRLFGVDAKVKAIHAGLECGLFLDKYPALDMISFGPTLTGVHSPDERMLIPTVDKFWKHLLDILVHVPAKK from the coding sequence ATGGAAAAAAAAGACTTAAAGCCGGCTGGCGTATTCAAGTATTTCGAAGAAATCTGCCAGGTGCCGCGCCCTTCAAAGAAGGAAGAGAAAATGATTGCCTATCTGAAGGCATTCGGAGCTAAACATAATCTTGAAACCAACGTAGATGAGGTTGGCAACATATTGATTAAAAAGCCTGCTACTCCGGGTAAAGAGAATCTGCAAACTGTCATACTGCAATCGCATATCGACATGGTGTGCGAAAAGAACAACGACGTTCAGCACGACTTCCTCACCGACCCTATCGAAACTGAAATAGACGGAGAATGGCTGAAAGCCAAAGGAACGACTCTCGGAGCGGACAACGGTATCGGTGTGGCTACCGAACTGGCTATCCTTGCCGACGACACCATCGAACACGGACCGTTGGAATGTTTGTTCACCGTAGACGAAGAAACAGGACTGACGGGAGCTTTTGCCTTGAAAGAGGGTTTCATGAGTGGTGATATTCTCCTGAACCTCGATTCTGAGGACGAAGGGGAAATCTTTATCGGATGTGCCGGTGGTATTGATTCCGTGGCACAGTTTACCTATAAGGAGATAGAGGTTCCTGCCGGATATTTCTTCTTCAAGGTGGAAGTGAAAGGACTGAAAGGCGGTCATTCCGGTGGTGATATCCACTTGGGACGGGGAAATGCCAACAAGATTCTGAATCGTTATCTTACCCGTATAGCCAACAATCATGACTTGTATCTTTGCGAAATCAACGGCGGTAATCTGCGTAACGCTATTCCGCGTGAAGCGTATGCTATCTGCGCTGTGCCCGAAGACGCAAAACACGATATTCGTACTGAACTGAATATCTTTGCCAGTGAAATGGAAGATGAATTATCCATTGTTGAACCGGACTTGAAGTTGGTTCTTGAATCGGAAAATCCTCGCAAGACCGCTATCGACCAGAGCACAACCGATCGTTTACTGAAAGCATTGTATGCCGCTCCTCATGGTGTATACGCAATGAGCCAGGATATTCCGGGATTGGTGGAGACATCTACTAATCTTGCTTCTGTGAAGATGAAACCGAATAACATCATCCGCATCGAAACCAGCCAGCGCAGTTCTATTTTGTCTGCACGCAATGATATGGCGAATACTGTACGTGCCGTATTCCTGTTGGCAGGAGCGGACGTTACCTTCGGTGAAGGTTATCCGGGATGGAAACCAAACCCGCATTCGGCTATTCTCGAAGTGGCAGCCGAATCTTATAAGCGTTTATTTGGCGTAGATGCCAAAGTGAAAGCTATTCATGCCGGATTGGAATGTGGCTTGTTCCTTGACAAATATCCGGCATTGGATATGATTTCTTTCGGACCGACTCTTACCGGTGTACACTCTCCCGACGAGCGGATGCTTATTCCTACTGTAGATAAGTTCTGGAAGCACTTACTGGATATTCTGGTACATGTTCCTGCCAAGAAATAA
- a CDS encoding endonuclease/exonuclease/phosphatase family protein, which translates to MFLPRNNRQTSQRINSYGNSEKRVAITILFFVMGLSGISFLTPSYIIAQDSHYKQDSLFQEKVPFRVVSWNIENLFDTHHDSLKNDREFLPDAMRHWNYSRYKKKLADIARVITAAGEWNPPALVGLCEVENDTVLRDLTRRSPLKELGYRYVMTSSPDLRGIDVALLYQRDLFKLLSSRSISIPPFNQHRPTRDLLHVSGLLLTGDTLDVFVCHLPSRSGGAKESEPYRLHAAQILRTEADSILYKRLHPQVIIMGDFNDYPTNKSIREVLEAEAPSPTLSPLKLYHLLARKAKSKDFGSYKYRGEWGLLDHLIVSGALLNQSGEFFTSEEKANVCLLPFLLIEDKKYGDREPFRTYKGMKYQGGISDHLPIYTDFELILY; encoded by the coding sequence ATGTTCCTGCCAAGAAATAACAGACAGACAAGTCAACGAATCAATAGTTATGGTAATAGTGAAAAAAGAGTAGCTATTACCATACTCTTTTTTGTTATGGGCTTATCGGGCATCAGCTTTCTTACTCCTTCTTATATTATAGCACAAGATTCTCATTACAAGCAAGATTCTCTCTTCCAAGAAAAAGTCCCTTTTCGCGTCGTAAGCTGGAATATAGAAAACCTGTTCGACACTCATCACGACAGCCTAAAGAATGACCGCGAATTTCTTCCCGACGCAATGCGCCACTGGAATTACAGTAGATACAAAAAGAAGCTGGCTGATATTGCACGTGTCATCACGGCAGCCGGTGAATGGAATCCGCCCGCCCTCGTAGGTCTTTGTGAAGTGGAAAATGATACGGTACTGCGTGACCTCACCCGCCGCTCTCCTTTAAAAGAACTTGGTTACCGTTATGTCATGACGAGTTCTCCCGATTTAAGAGGTATTGATGTAGCTCTGCTTTATCAACGGGATTTATTCAAATTATTATCTTCCCGTTCTATCTCTATTCCTCCTTTCAACCAACATCGTCCGACAAGAGATTTATTGCACGTCAGCGGTTTATTACTGACAGGAGATACGCTGGATGTATTTGTCTGTCATCTCCCAAGTCGTTCGGGCGGAGCGAAAGAGTCCGAACCTTACCGGCTTCATGCAGCTCAAATTCTACGAACGGAAGCGGATAGTATTCTGTACAAACGGCTTCATCCACAAGTTATCATCATGGGAGATTTTAATGACTATCCGACTAATAAATCAATTCGGGAAGTACTGGAAGCGGAAGCGCCATCCCCTACCTTATCTCCATTGAAACTCTATCATCTACTCGCCCGAAAAGCCAAATCCAAAGATTTCGGTTCTTACAAATATCGAGGCGAATGGGGATTGCTCGACCACTTGATTGTATCCGGCGCTTTATTGAATCAATCCGGTGAGTTCTTCACCAGTGAGGAAAAAGCAAATGTCTGCCTTCTCCCCTTTTTACTAATTGAGGATAAGAAATACGGTGATAGAGAGCCTTTCCGCACTTATAAGGGAATGAAGTATCAAGGCGGTATCAGCGACCATTTGCCTATTTACACTGATTTCGAACTGATTTTATATTAA
- a CDS encoding RNA polymerase sigma-70 factor, translated as MHSDTFDTATDENLFFHVQQGREDAFEALFLKYYPSLCAYARMFVEQNDGQEIVSDVMVWLWENKEMQTFEFSLKSYLFRAVKNRCLTLIRHNQVKQRVEEVIFNNLQPQYDDPDFYIVDELTQKIEEALANLPDKVRETFEMNRFQDLTYNEIAERLGVSPKTVDARIQQALKLLRISLKDYLPLVIPLLMKMQ; from the coding sequence ATGCATAGTGACACTTTCGATACGGCGACTGATGAGAATCTTTTTTTTCATGTTCAACAGGGACGTGAAGATGCATTTGAAGCACTTTTTCTCAAATATTATCCTTCACTTTGTGCGTATGCCCGCATGTTTGTTGAGCAGAATGACGGACAGGAAATTGTTTCGGATGTCATGGTCTGGTTGTGGGAGAATAAAGAGATGCAAACCTTTGAATTTTCTTTGAAAAGTTATTTGTTCAGAGCGGTTAAGAACCGTTGCCTGACACTTATTAGGCATAACCAGGTGAAACAAAGGGTGGAAGAGGTTATTTTCAATAACTTGCAGCCGCAATATGATGATCCGGATTTCTATATTGTTGATGAACTGACTCAAAAAATAGAAGAAGCATTGGCTAATCTTCCTGATAAAGTGCGCGAAACATTCGAAATGAATCGTTTTCAGGACTTGACTTATAATGAAATAGCTGAGCGTCTCGGTGTTTCTCCTAAAACTGTAGATGCCCGGATTCAGCAAGCCTTGAAATTGTTGCGTATTAGTTTGAAAGACTATTTGCCTTTGGTAATTCCCCTTCTGATGAAAATGCAGTGA